The sequence GTGATGCCGAGGGTGAATGCGAAAGCCTTCAGGTCGAACCGCGCGCTGATGCCCCCCGGAAGCGGCGGCGCCATGGCGATCAGTCCGGCCAGCATCCAGATGCCTGTCCCCACGCCCGCGGCGCCGCCCGCCAGCCAGAGCAGCCCGGTCTCGGCCAGGATCTGCCGCACCAGCCGGCTCTTGCTCGCTCCCAGCGCCGTCCGCGTCGCGAACTCCCGGCTGCGCGCCGCGCCCCGCGCCAGCAGCAGGCTCGCCACGTTGCCGCAGGCGATCAGCAGCACGCAGGCCACGGCCCCGAAGAGCACCAGCAGCATCGGACGCGAGTCCCCGACCAGCGCCTCCTGCAGCGTCTGCAGGGTGACGCTCCGCCCCGCGCCGGCCTCCGGATAGGTGGCCGCCAAGCGCGCCATGATCGCCTCCGCCTCGGCGCGCGCTTCCTCGAAGCTCACGCCCTGCTTCAGGCGAGCCACCGGCGCGACCATCGGCTGGGTGCGGTTGTTCATGTCATCACGCAGCGGAGGCCACTTGTGGTACGGGATCCAGACTTCGATCTCGTCCATGGGAAAATGGAAGCCTTCCGGCAGGATGCCGGCGACCGTGTAGGGTTCGTTGTTGAGGATCAGCTTGCTGCCGAGAAACGCGGGGTCGCCGCCGAAGACCGACTTCCAGGTCTCGTGCTGGACCACGCAGACCAGATCGGCGCCCGGCTTGTCGTCCACTCCCGGCAGGAACACGCGTCCCTGCGCCGCTTCGGTGCGCACGATGCGGAAGAAATTGTCCGAGACGAAGCCGCCGCGCACGCGCATCGGCTCGCTCCGGCCCGTCAGGTTCACGCTCTGCCCCACGAAGCCGCTTAGCCCGTCGAATGTTTTGGCCTCGTGCCGCAGGTCTTCGAAATCAGGATAGGAGATGTAGGCAGGACTGCCGTCCTTGGCTTTACCCATGACGTAGCCGAGGCGTCCCGAGTCCGGCAGAGGCAGCGGCTCGAGCAGGACGGCGTTCAGGACGCTGAAGATCGCAGCATTCGCTCCGATTCCCAGCGCCAGCGTCAGGATGGCGATCGCCGTGAAGGAAGGCGCGGCCCGCAACATGCGGACTCCATAGCGCAGGTCGCGAAGCAGATCGACGATCAGGGAGCCTCTCCCCGCGGCGCCCGGCGTCAGCGGCTCGCGCGCCGGCTTTTCGACCTCCGCGAGCTGCGGCGCCAGCCCCTCGCCCCGATCGAGCTCGGCCAGGGCGGCTTGCCTCGCCTCCGGCTCTGCCAGTCCCTCGGCGCGCAGGGCTTCATATCGATCTTCCAGATGCTGGGAAAGCTCTTCGACGATCTCCACCTCGCGCTCGGGCCGCAACCGCAGGCTCTGAAGGCGCCGCCGCACTTCATCCTTCCACCCTGCCATGGTTCTATCCTCCGCTTGGTGCCTGCGGACCGTCCGGCGCCCTCATGCCAAACGCATCCGGCAATCCGCCATGGTTACCGTGCCGCTTCCACCGGCCGCGCCGGATGGTTATGCGGGTCCTTCCAGGATCACGCGGTTCATCGCGTTGACGTAAGAGCGCCAGCCTTCGCGCTGGGTTGCGAGAACGCGCCTGCCTCCAGGAGTCAGGCTGTAGTGGCGCCGGCGACGCTGCCCCGCCTTCTCCACCCAGCGCCCCTCGACCCAGCCGCGCTCTTCGAGCCGGTAGAGCAGCGGATAGAGTGAGGCCACGTGGAAGCTCAGCACGCCGCCCGACTGCTGCTCCAGCTGGCGGGCCAGCTCGTAGCCGTGGCGCTGGCGCGCCTCGAGCAGGGAGAGGATCAGCAGCTCCGCGCCGCTCTTCTTCAGGCGCGGGTCGATCTCGAGAGACCCCTTCATCGATGGCACCTCCATATATGGCAGCACCATATATTGGGACGACAGTGCTCGTCAAGAGGATGTGTCGGAATGAGCCACGGTTGAACGGACGATGCGCGGGCGCGTCAGGAAGGTGTCATGCGCTGCACATGCAAGATCATCGTCGGGCGGGGAGATGAAGCGTGGGAGCTACCGGCGGCAGCGGTAGACGAACGCCGGGGGGACGTTCTTCCAGACGACGCGGCTGGCTGCAACCTGGCCGAAGTAATCGTGCAAACGCCTGCGGAAGGCGCGGCCCTGGCCGAGAAGCAGGCCCTGCAGATAGGCAAAGGTGCAGAATCCGCCGCCTTGTCTCAGGATCGCCGTGACGCCGTCGAGGTATTCGATCTGATCCTTCGATGGAAAGGAAGCCCAGGGCAGCCCGCTGACAATCAGATCGACCTCCGACATCCCCTCCCTTGCGCAGATCTCCGCGAGGTTCGACACGCTCTCCCGAGCCAGCCGCAGTCGTGGGAACCTGCTTCGAAAGATGGCCGCCAGGCCGGGACTGATCTCCACCGCCAGGTAGCGGCACTCGGGACCCGCCTTGCGGAGGATGGCTTCGGTGAACACTCCGGTGCCGGGCCCCAGCTCGACGACCTTGCGGATCGTCTTCCAGTCCACCCAGCTCACCATCTCTTCCGCCAGATAGATGGAGCTTGGCGACACAGCACCGACCGTGGAAGGCCTGGAGATGAACTCCCGAAGAAAGGTCCATCGGCTTCGCAGATCGCTCATGGTCTGGCTCTTCATGGCCGGTGTCCCCTGCCTGCCGGAAGCCCGCTCCATCGGGGAATTACGGCAACACGGAGCGAGTCGGGCGATCCCACAACAAGGCCCAAGCGGCCGGATGCTATCGGTGCATGCGGAAGGTGTCAATCATGCGGTCTTCCGCGCCGAGAGAGCCGTGTGGCAAAGCGCTTTCGGCCTGATGATCGTGAAAAACAGCCCGCCCGCCACCGCTGCGAGGCGATGACGGGCGGGCGATGCGAGACCAGGCCGGTCAGCTAGCGGCTCGCCCTCGCACCGTTGGGCAAGGGAGTGAGCAGGTCATGGATCGCCTGCTGGGCGATCTGCTCTCCCTGCTCCAGCCCGGCTTTGGTTGCGAAGCGGAAGTGGATGCCCGCGCGTACGCGCGAGTCGGCATTCTCCCGGGCCGCCTCGCTGAAGCTCTTGAAGCTGCGCGCCGGCGCCGTCGCCAGCGCGCTCGGGGAGGCCATCGTGAAGGCCACCTTGTCGCTGCCGAAGGCATAAGCGAGGACCGCGGCCGCCGCCGCGCCCAGCGAGCTGTGCGTGGACGGGTAGTCCTGGACCGGCGGCGTCGGGAGCAGCGACGACCACGCCCCGTCCGCGCTGGTGGCGGGGTTGCCGTCTTCGGCCGCCAGCTGGATGGCGGTCACCGGACGCCACAGGTTGTAATGCAGCTTGGAATCCCAGCCGGCGATGTAGCCGTCGGCGATGACGGCGTTGAGCAGCGCGAAGGTCCGCGCCCGATCCCACAGGTCCTGCGGCTTCTCGCGCGAGACTTCCCGGGCAATGCGGTTCCAGCCGATGTCGGAGAATTCATACCAGTAGTTGGCGTACTCGGTCTGGTCGGCGCTGCGGCGCGCGTCGGCCGCCTTGCTTCCCGTCGCTTTCACCTCGTTGAAATCAGCCGCGTAGCGGGTGCTGTCCAGGGCGGGCGGCGGCGGAACGCGGAACTGGTCGGGCGAGTGCATCGTGAACGGCGTGACCGATCGCCAGTGCGGCAGAATCAGTGAGTTGGTGCCGGGCACGAAGCGATACTCGCCTGCCTTCGCGCCGGGCTGGTAGAGGTCTTCCGCC comes from Candidatus Polarisedimenticolia bacterium and encodes:
- a CDS encoding methyltransferase domain-containing protein, giving the protein MSDLRSRWTFLREFISRPSTVGAVSPSSIYLAEEMVSWVDWKTIRKVVELGPGTGVFTEAILRKAGPECRYLAVEISPGLAAIFRSRFPRLRLARESVSNLAEICAREGMSEVDLIVSGLPWASFPSKDQIEYLDGVTAILRQGGGFCTFAYLQGLLLGQGRAFRRRLHDYFGQVAASRVVWKNVPPAFVYRCRR
- a CDS encoding ABC transporter permease, with amino-acid sequence MAGWKDEVRRRLQSLRLRPEREVEIVEELSQHLEDRYEALRAEGLAEPEARQAALAELDRGEGLAPQLAEVEKPAREPLTPGAAGRGSLIVDLLRDLRYGVRMLRAAPSFTAIAILTLALGIGANAAIFSVLNAVLLEPLPLPDSGRLGYVMGKAKDGSPAYISYPDFEDLRHEAKTFDGLSGFVGQSVNLTGRSEPMRVRGGFVSDNFFRIVRTEAAQGRVFLPGVDDKPGADLVCVVQHETWKSVFGGDPAFLGSKLILNNEPYTVAGILPEGFHFPMDEIEVWIPYHKWPPLRDDMNNRTQPMVAPVARLKQGVSFEEARAEAEAIMARLAATYPEAGAGRSVTLQTLQEALVGDSRPMLLVLFGAVACVLLIACGNVASLLLARGAARSREFATRTALGASKSRLVRQILAETGLLWLAGGAAGVGTGIWMLAGLIAMAPPLPGGISARFDLKAFAFTLGIT
- a CDS encoding vanadium-dependent haloperoxidase translates to MRATRNDPPSPGPYRTSPSVTRHAPKSWRPGRGLILAALVLTALVAPPPASATAAASSRTWCADRCDQVVIDWNLAAYEVLKADNGYQNPLAASRVLAMVHLAMHDAVNAVQPRYQAYVYHPRPGDTKGPSDAAVAAAVAAHDVLAALFPNQKALLDGALDGSLVDAGAGEAVEQGKKVGAAAATAMLARRDADGSQAEDLYQPGAKAGEYRFVPGTNSLILPHWRSVTPFTMHSPDQFRVPPPPALDSTRYAADFNEVKATGSKAADARRSADQTEYANYWYEFSDIGWNRIAREVSREKPQDLWDRARTFALLNAVIADGYIAGWDSKLHYNLWRPVTAIQLAAEDGNPATSADGAWSSLLPTPPVQDYPSTHSSLGAAAAAVLAYAFGSDKVAFTMASPSALATAPARSFKSFSEAARENADSRVRAGIHFRFATKAGLEQGEQIAQQAIHDLLTPLPNGARASR
- a CDS encoding PadR family transcriptional regulator; protein product: MKGSLEIDPRLKKSGAELLILSLLEARQRHGYELARQLEQQSGGVLSFHVASLYPLLYRLEERGWVEGRWVEKAGQRRRRHYSLTPGGRRVLATQREGWRSYVNAMNRVILEGPA